The following are encoded together in the Malaya genurostris strain Urasoe2022 chromosome 3, Malgen_1.1, whole genome shotgun sequence genome:
- the LOC131437934 gene encoding NADH dehydrogenase [ubiquinone] 1 beta subcomplex subunit 11, mitochondrial, whose translation MSSLIRLNSNALLVRNLIQRSASNARWISSSQKNRDAATIDVSKKAAAKPAEPAATSTNKNWVSYGFDYLDEKADRNATKSSFFFTVTVCIVFGAFYWSYLPDPQLRDWAQREAYLELRRREAAGLEPISKDFIDPSQISLPSDEELGNTEIVI comes from the coding sequence ATGTCCAGTCTAATTCGGCTCAATAGCAACGCGCTACTAGTGCGAAATCTAATTCAACGATCTGCCAGTAATGCCCGATGGATTTcctcatctcaaaaaaatcgtGATGCGGCCACAATCGATGTAAGCAAAAAAGCTGCCGCAAAACCTGCCGAGCCTGCTGCGACTTCCACCAACAAAAATTGGGTGAGCTACGGATTCGATTATCTTGACGAGAAGGCCGATCGCAACGCAACCAAATCGTCATTCTTCTTCACCGTCACCGTCTGTATTGTATTTGGTGCGTTTTACTGGTCCTACCTTCCCGATCCACAATTACGTGACTGGGCCCAACGGGAAGCGTATCTGGAGCTGAGACGTCGAGAGGCGGCAGGTTTGGAACCGATCAGCAAGGACTTCATTGATCCATCGCAAATCTCTCTACCGTCCGACGAAGAACTGGGCAATACCGAGATCGTCATCTAG
- the LOC131437169 gene encoding Golgi reassembly-stacking protein 2, translated as MGLSHSISVPGGGTEGYHVLRVQDNSPGQRAGLEAFFDFILAIGNTRLDQDNDTLKELLKASIDKEIQMTIFSSKTQNIRVVNISPSTTWGGQGLLGVSIRFCSFEGANENIWHILEVHPSSPAEEAGLIPFTDYIIGADSILHESEDLFTLIASHEGRPLKMYVYNIDKDACREVTITPNTKWGGEGSLGCGIGYGYLHRIPIRMMPTDSTTTSALSQTMTSVPTTVPVGDSNANAPNRPIPFIPMVPPLANTFASSAAVSHTDLLTVTQTPTVDSTTNTLAQQFANLNTSSDRVNNNPNPTVAIAAGESGNTVTENIAPTLVNVEETFNLSSTGSAINVPPSPALDVAASMSPTPAPIPTYSQQQSHQQTQNPYRQQQPVNLSYPASVSASGTASVAPVLPSVNPNIFSSNVPPPSSLASDFYQMYGNTSNTATVSACNSFQPASISYPSTDHQQHYQTQTYAAGQAPPPIQMYSTFPQQLPADLAQQTVPMFQTSAVTTPISLPGMPPITVSATIQAEALRGLQFNSNQQQQQHPASGATQPLQ; from the exons ATGGGGTTATCGCACAGCATTTCCGTCCCAGGTGGTGGAACCGAAGGTTACCATGTACTACGG GTACAAGATAATTCTCCCGGTCAGAGAGCAGGACTGGAAGCATTTTTCGATTTCATTCTAGCCATCGGGAACACCCGTTTGGATCAAGATAATGACACCCTGAAAGAACTGTTGAAGGCTAGCATCGACAAAGAAATTCAGATGACGATTTTCAGCAGCAAAACACAAAATATTCGTGTTGTCAATATTAGTCCTAGTACAACTTGGGGTGGCCAAGGATTGCTTGGTGTCAGTATACGATTTTGTTCGTTTGAAGGAGCGAACGAAAACATTTGGCACATACTGGAAGTGCACCCTTCTTCACCAGCAGAAGAGGCTGGTTTGATTCCGTTTACAGACTATATCATTGGTGCCGACTCGATACTGCACGAAAGTGAAGATCTTTTTACGCTGATAGCATCGCACGAAGGACGACCTTTGAAGATGTACGTGTACAACATAGACAAGGATGCCTGTCGCGAGGTGACAATTACGCCAAACACTAAGTGGGGTGGAGAGGGTAGTCTTGGTTGTGGAATCGGTTACGGTTATTTGCACCGAATACCTATTAGAATGATGCCAACCGATTCGACAACTACATCCGCATTAAGCCAAACCATGACGTCGGTGCCAACAACCGTTCCCGTTGGAGATTCAAACGCCAACGCACCAAATCGACCTATTCCGTTCATTCCGATGGTGCCGCCTCTGGCCAATACATTTGCTTCGAGTGCAGCGGTTTCTCACACTGATCTGCTGACGGTAACACAAACACCGACGGTAGACAGCACCACGAATACATTGGCACAGCAGTTTGCCAATCTGAACACATCGTCGGATAGGGTTAACAACAATCCTAACCCGACGGTGGCCATTGCGGCTGGTGAAAGCGGAAACACCGTAACGGAAAACATTGCGCCGACACTTGTCAATGTCGAAGAAACATTCAACCTATCATCGACTGGAAGTGCTATCAATG TTCCACCATCGCCAGCATTAGACGTGGCAGCTTCAATGTCACCTACACCGGCTCCGATTCCCACATATTCCCAGCAGCAATCGCATCAACAAACGCAAAATCCTTATAGGCAACAACAGCCGGTCAATTTGTCGTACCCCGCGAGTGTGTCCGCTAGTGGTACCGCATCCGTGGCACCCGTGCTGCCAAGTGTAAATCCAAACATTTTCAGCTCGAACGTTCCGCCGCCATCGTCGTTGGCCAGCGATTTCTATCAGATGTACGGTAATACTTCAAACACGGCAACTGTCTCGGCTTGTAATAGC TTTCAACCGGCCAGCATTTCCTACCCGAGTACGGACCATCAGCAGCATTACCAAACCCAAACGTATGCCGCTGGACAAGCGCCACCTCCCATACAGATGTACTCGACCTTCCCTCAGCAATTGCCCGCCGATTTAGCTCAACAAACGGTGCCCATGTTTCAAACAAGTGCCGTGACAACGCCCATCTCCCTACCCGGGATGCCACCCATTACGGTGAGTGCCACCATTCAAGCCGAAGCTCTTCGAGGACTGCAGTTCAACAGTaaccaacagcagcagcaacacccAGCTAGTGGAGCAACACAACCGTTACAGTAA